The Fusobacterium sp. IOR10 genome has a segment encoding these proteins:
- the tsf gene encoding translation elongation factor Ts: MQITAKLVKELRTMTGAGMMDCKKTLTETDGDIEKAVDLLREKGMAKAIKKSGRVASEGLIFDGVSDDHKKAVVLEFNAETDFVSKNDEFKNFGKALVEIALNKEISTVEELKAEKLADGKTVEESLVALISKIGENMNIRRMEKVVTTGFVTTYNHLGGKLGVIVEMSGEVTPERLEKAKGIAMHAAAMNPGYLREEDVTTDMLEHEKEIARKQLEMEGKPAQIIEKILIGKMRKFYEENCLVDQIYVRAENKETVAKFAGDMKVMSFTRYKVGEGIEKKVEDFAAEVAAQIKG; encoded by the coding sequence ATGCAAATCACAGCTAAATTAGTAAAAGAATTAAGAACAATGACTGGAGCTGGAATGATGGACTGTAAGAAAACACTTACAGAAACAGACGGTGACATAGAAAAAGCTGTAGACCTACTAAGAGAAAAAGGTATGGCTAAAGCTATAAAAAAATCAGGAAGAGTAGCTTCAGAAGGATTAATTTTTGATGGTGTTTCTGATGATCATAAAAAAGCAGTAGTTTTAGAATTTAATGCAGAAACAGATTTTGTTTCTAAAAATGATGAATTCAAAAACTTTGGAAAAGCTTTAGTAGAAATAGCTTTAAATAAAGAAATTTCAACTGTTGAAGAATTAAAAGCTGAAAAATTAGCTGATGGGAAAACAGTTGAAGAATCATTAGTTGCTCTAATTTCTAAAATTGGAGAAAACATGAATATTAGAAGAATGGAAAAGGTTGTTACAACTGGTTTTGTTACTACTTATAATCATTTAGGTGGAAAACTAGGAGTAATAGTTGAAATGTCAGGGGAAGTTACACCTGAAAGATTAGAAAAAGCAAAAGGAATTGCTATGCATGCAGCAGCAATGAACCCTGGATACTTACGTGAAGAAGATGTAACAACAGATATGTTAGAACATGAAAAAGAAATAGCTAGAAAACAATTGGAAATGGAAGGTAAACCAGCTCAAATTATAGAAAAAATATTAATTGGAAAAATGAGAAAGTTCTATGAAGAAAATTGTTTAGTTGATCAAATTTATGTTAGAGCTGAAAATAAAGAAACAGTTGCAAAATTCGCAGGAGACATGAAAGTAATGTCTTTCACTAGATATAAAGTGGGAGAAGGAATTGAAAAGAAAGTAGAAGATTTCGCAGCTGAAGTTGCAGCTCAAATTAAAGGATAA